The sequence below is a genomic window from Macadamia integrifolia cultivar HAES 741 chromosome 1, SCU_Mint_v3, whole genome shotgun sequence.
TTCTCTGAAAGATGTAGTTTATTCTAGTGGTCAGAAGGCACAGCTAGCCAGAAATTATATCGGGGAGAGAAGGAATAGGAAAATGAAATATCTGGGACCAACTTTAATCTTGAGTTGCTACTGCTGTCATTGGGTACTAGTGCAGTTAGAAAATACTCATTCAATATTTGGTTCTCTATTGCATTTAAGTTCTAATTTCTATAATTTTGATGTACATATTATTTCTTTGATGTTTTCACAGAGTTGGGGCGGAGCTCGGATTTGAAGATCCAAACCTAACTGCGAGGGTTGCTGATAGCTTGGAGAAGATGATTGAACGAAGGCAAATTGCATGTGTGTGAAAACGTGTGTACAGCACTTGATGTAGGTTGACCCCTTCTCTTCAATGGTATCATCAGTATATGAGAAAGTTTGATGTATTTATtactgttcttttctttcttcttcttcttcttttttttttttttttttttttttttttttttttttttttttNNNNNNNNNNNNNNNNNNNNNNNNNNNNNNNNNNNNNNNNNNNNNNNNNNNNNNNNNNNNNNNNNNNNNNNNNNNNNNNNNNNNNNNNNNNNNNNNNNNNNNNNNNNNNNNNNNNNNNNNNNNNNNNNNNNNNNNNNNNNNNNNNNNNNNNNNNNNNNNNNNNNNNNNNNNNNNNNNNNNNNNNNNNNNNNNNNNNNNNNNNNNNNNNNNNNNNNNNNNNNNNNNNNNNNNNNNNNNNNNNNNNNNNNNNNNNNNNNNNNNNNNNNNNNNNNNNNNNNNNNNNNNNNNNNNNNNNNNNNNNNNNNNNNNNNNNNNNNNNNNNNNNNNNNNNNNNNNNNNNNNNNNNNNNNNNNNNNNNNNNNNNNNNNNNNNNNNNNNNNNNNNNNNNNNNNNNNNNNNNNNNNNNNNNNNNNNNNNNNNNNNNNNNNNNNNNNNNNNNNNNNNNNNNNNNNNNNNNNNNNNNNNNNNNNNNNNNNNNNNNNNNNNNNNNNNNNNNNNNNNNNNNNNNNNNNNNNNNNNNNNNNNNNNNNNNNNGGGGTGGGGTTGGAAGTGCTCATATACTATTTGATGCTACAAATATAGTGAAATCAATTGCAATTTTGAGGTTGATCACACTGCCTTATTTGATCCAACTCATCTAGTTATCTTAAGTTCCATTTGTTAGAATTCCATGGCAACCATTTAGGCTATGCTTGGTTGCAATGAgaattaaaagaaaggaaagtgaaattttcatatttaaaaaataaatgtttgtAATCATGCCTCATGTGACtataacattaacttcaaatcattccatatttagttataaaattttacatcactttgcatccaaaagcatgaaaaattttatttcacttccctttaaattcttcccttgcaaccaaacggagccttaagGGTAAACCTTTCTACCCTTTTTATCTTGCTTGCTCTCATGTCTTGATTAATCTTTAATACTTTCTTAGAATGGTTCTTGAGATGGGTAAGGGACTAAGAGATAGGCCAAAAGGCTAGTGTCCTCCTTAGGTGCATATGGATCCACATGAATAACCAAAGACTTGAATcaattgacctttttttttttttttttttttggaggtgtGGGTGGTGGGAGAAACTTTTTCAGCTTAGGTTTGGTcacgtttttttgttttttggatgaatactTTAAATCTTTCAAAAGGGAGTTTTTCATTGCCCaagatgaagaaagaatctcttcacccataaTAATATGACTCTATGATTGAATTATTGGGCAAGTGAGTTTCATTATTATCTCCCCTATTGTATGAAGTTCAATACGTCTTttctcaattcaattcaatggtCAAATGCCATGGCTTAAGTAAGAtgttctctcttcaccataggTTTAAGGGAAACTTAAATCCTCCTTAAATGACTTTTGAGGTGGTTCCAGTGCCTAGCCTATTAGTAGCAACATCGGCAAGTAGAGGTTGGGATCTAGAGATCTTATGATCGGTTCAAGCCACATGTGAGTGTGTGTTTCTTTCACCtccacaccccacccccaaaaaaaaaaaaagaggaggttTACTTGGCCCTGTAGTGGTCCAATATGGGGCATTGTAGGATAGATTAANNNNNNNNNNNNNNNNNNNNNNNNNNNNNNNNNNNNNNNNNNNNNNNNNNNNNNNNNNNNNNNNNNNNNNNNNNNAGACTGAAAGGAACCAAGAGACAACAGTGGGCCGTTGAAAGCACGTTAAGAGAATTAGTGAAAAGAGATCAGTACTAAAGGCAGAGCTCACCTTCAACTGTTTTCCAGAAGCCAATGAAACTGCCACATGACAGATATGGTGGACATGCTGCTTAGCATGGCAAGATAGCTATTCCCAGAACTATGAGTAACAGTAAGAAAAATATAGTGTAAATGTACAATCAGGCATACAAAACGCCTTTATGAATTGCAAGGTTATAAATTATGTTGGGGGTTTTGGCCCATTACATTTTTTAAGTATTATTACAGCAATTCATAATTGCTTTGTGGAAGTATTATAAGAAGCACAATAAACTTTCCTACCATCGTCTGTTTATAAAAGAAATGACACAAACATTTGGTTGAATACTTGTCGAAGGTCTCTAAAATCATGTATCATCCTCGACTGGCTCTGAGAATTCAAGTTGGGTAGTCAAAAACATTAAGGAATTtaagtagcaaaaaaaaaaagaagcaagaatTATCATATGTTTTTAGGCTTACATTACACAACTGCATTATCCCTGTTTCTGAATGGATCATATTGTTCAAAATTGATGATATCAGAGTACAAAGATGGCCTAAACGTTATCAATGCATTCactaaaaaactattacaaaatcAGTAACATATCTTAGGGGGACAACTTCATGTATATGATAAGAACCACCGACTATTCGAAAGTGCTACGACATTATATCAATATCTTGACACCCAGAATAGTAAATTAAATTcattaaacaaaaaaggaaggaaGTACAACCATataaaaatttcagaaaaaatagGGGCAAGGAAGCAAAAGCTGACCAGCGGTGACCATAGATGATCCCTGCAGAGGTgagagaatattttttcttcactcttctcttcctctctcccagCTTACCCGGCGGTGACCATAGATGATCCCTACAGATGTCGAGAGAAgatttttcttcactcttctcttcctctcttcccctcttcctctctcctagATTTCCCGACGGCGACCATAGACGATTCGTGCAGAGGTCGAGAGCAAAtttgtcttcactcttctcttcctctgttCCCCTCTTCCCATCTCCCACTTCACCCAGCGGCGACCACAGATTAAATCGAGAGCAGAtttgtcttcactcttctcttcctctcttcccctcttcccctcttcctATCTCCCACTTCACCCAGTGGCGACCATGGATTATAGCGACGCAActtcactcttctcttcctctcttcccctcttcctctctcccagCCTCCCAGCGGCGACCACAGATTGGGAATGGTTTGATGAGGTCGAGAGAACAAGACCTAACTAGTTAAGATCACTCCCAAATCTGATTTGAATTTATCAGTTGAAAGGGACGTTGCAAAGAGTACAACCTTGTCCATGGTAATGTATTTGAATTTACCAAGAAAAATAGTACAGTATTGCCAGTGTATTTTAACCTGTTGAGTTACTTTTCTCTTATAACGTAAGATGCAAATCTAAGGCTTGTAATTAAATTGATCAAATCCAACGGCTGCTATcctgctagcatacctaattcctaggtactacgctagtatacctatccctctcccttaaagAAACGTGGGAAACGAATAACGTATGGCCTAGTGAAGAACTGTAAGAAATTAAGTTTGAAGAGTAGTATTTCCTTACATAATTATGACAAACTTCACATTTGGGATGGTGCAACTGTTTGAAACTAGACTTGTGGTATGGATTCCTACCTGATAAGGAAAACTTTGATTCAACACAGAAAAAGAATTTGTAAGAGGTGGACATAAGAATTGGATTTTAATTAATGCAATAGGTGGGCACAACTAATGACATAAAGAACGTGTATATGCAATACTCTAAATTTCCTGGAAAATCATCACAGGGGAAAATAAACATGTTAGTATGCAGAAAATTTACTATTGCAGCTTTGCTGTTCATAATCAGACGACCCATGAAGAATCACACACCATGGCAAAAACTAATTTACCATATATTTCCATGAGCATTCTAGATAAACAGATATCCAACTCTGTTACTTTCCGATAAAACTCATAATACCTACTTATAGAAGCTTACCAATCACCAGTTGATCAGTTTAAATGAGAGAGTTCAAAAATTAAGTCACTATTACATCACCAAAATAAGCATTTCAAATGTTTGTCATAAATTGTCTAGTTAATATTTACTTATGTTTTGAAACAACACactaatcataaataaataaagcgaCACATCCACAATCTTGACCACCATCTTCGATATTCTTTATGTAGTGGTCAAACACCTTAGGCTTATCTGCCTTATTGACATTCAAGAAGATGGGAGCCAATTCCTTATGATGCATGAAGAATTGTTTAGCACACAATTTTTTATCAAACTCAACTCCTGGAAGTGCATCAATCTCAATACATAAGTTTTTTGCAAATTCCTTCCAGGTGCCTTGCTTGGCCATCTCCACAATTGCATTGGCTATCACCTTCAAAGGACTACTAACCTTCTCtgcacctcctttcttcttcttctctttacttGTTACCCCTGAACTAGGCCTACCACGGGAACGACTGCTACTTGCATTGGGAGTATAATGGCCACTTTCACTAACATTATCATCAATAGCATCATAATTGTCCAAGCtaatttcttcatcaattgGCATTGGAATGTAAGGTTGGTCCTCATTGATTGCATTGGATGGGTGTGAAGATGCAGCCTCGGTAGCAATTTCATTACGCAGCCATTCAACCATTTGTAGGTGAATGGGAAGCACTCTATGCTCTTTCCAAAATCTTCGctcttttttctataaaaaaaaaatgataattaacTCTTGGATTGTCAGAATAGTAAACTGTTAACTTTGCCTTTAGTATAACTTTCTAACAACCTATAAATAATGCATCAAACATTTAATTAACCTTTAATTCATTCCACATATGTTGTGGTGCATCAAACTGCTTCTCGTGGTCATTCCAACCCATTCCACTATTTTTCTGTAAGTCAACAAACGACTTCAGCCTTGCTTTCCATATCCTGTAGTGATTGCGGCACTGTCCCCAGTCATATTTCATATGAAATCTATCATATAATTTAGTTGAGACTACTTGAAATTGTTCTTTTTTCAACCCATTATCTCCATTATTTCCCTTTTGTTGTTGGTGTAGAATACGCTCCAAAAAGTAGTGAGATATCTCAGAAGGCCATGTAGCAATTTTTGAGTTAGAACCCTCAACTGCGTCCATCTTTGCTACAATGAATCCTGATATCAAATATTCagctcccccaaaaaaaaagaggaaataattgtaaccataaaaaaaaagcataatattCCAAAGAATGCATATTAATAGTGAAACCATGAACTGAAAAAAGTTATTACAAGCGCCAAGACACACAAAACATGTTCATGTAGTTCAAATTACAAAATCTTAAAATGAAACCAAGACTAGTTCAAGTAGTTATGACAAAAGATAAATGGATTCAGTCTGTATCTTCTTGTGATTCATATGAAGAATCATGCATTtcttcatctgaatcatccTCCTGCCATCCAATCATTTCACATATAATCAGTCATTTCCTCTCGGAATTGATCTTGATCAAAgttatcatcttcatcatcaacgTCAGAATCCTCATCactatcttcatcattgtattctgcttcttcattagTATTCTCACATGTAACTGCATTCTCCTGTTGaatccattcttcttcttcttcttgaacaCTATTTTGAGTAAGGATATGATTGTGTATCATAACACAAGCTTGTACAATCCTAGCCTGAGTCTTGAAAGGATACTCTGGTTGGGTTTTCaaaatcttgaatcttgacttcaaCAGTCCGAAAGTCCACTCAATTATGTTACGTAATCTTGAATGACGCAAATTGAACAATTCTTTCTTGTCGACAGGTGAAACATTCGAATTTCTCCACTCTTTCAAGTGGTATCGAACGATACGATAGGGTCTTAAGAACCCCTTCTAGTTTGCAAACCCTGCATCTACAAGATAAAATTTACCTCTAGGAACTGATAGCTTTGCCTCACCTTCTCTGTGAATGGAATCATATAATATTCATGAATCATGTGCTGATCCTTCCCAACCATAAAGTATATATGTGAACTTCATATTAAAATCACAAACTGCTAGGATATTTTGCAATATATTTTCCTTCCTATTGCGAAATGTTCGATGTTGAGCAATTGGTACCCATGCAGGGATATGCGATCCATCTATGGCTCCAATGCAATTCTTGAAGTAAGGGTAAAAGCTCCTATGGTTACCTGATGTTAGCTCATGTGTTATGGTACTCGGAGGCTTCAACAATACCGGGTACAGTTTGAGAACTGCTCTCAAAACACCATTGAAATATTGGCTGATAGTTTCACCCTAATGCCCAAACAAATGTAAGAGGACACGGTTCTTAACATTGTGATcgattgcaaaaaaaaaaaataacaacttGTTCCTCCACTTGAACATTAATTGTATCATGCAGAAGACCCTTGGCACGCATCACTTGACATAGGTCAAAGAATGCCTTTTGACTCATTCTTATCATGTTTCGACATGTCTTGTCAGTATGTCCAATGATTCGTTGTGTCTCAACGGAGCCATGTCGAGTCTCATTATGATAAGGTTGTTTACATAGAAACAGTTTCTTATACTGTTCCACTGCTATAACAACTGCAGTAGCCGCAAATATTATTACTTTCTTGCGCCTCTGATAATACACATCATATTCTTCATCACTATTCATTTTTTACGTAAATCTACAATTTAGAATTAAACAAGCACTTTAAAACACCAATAATGTATTCATATGTATTCAAAGAAGAGAAATCAaaactattaaaagaaataaagaacgAATTAAAAATTTCAGGCTTTCAGACAAAAGAATTCAAATGAAATGCTTCTGAATATAATAGATGATGTATCTTAGAAACTGAAGCATAATGAGGATCAACAATAATAAGGAGCTACTGCCCGTCTCATATGTGGTCATCTAGCCTTGTTCAAATCGGCAAAAACAGGGGTTCATCCACAGGGAGATAGCTTGGAAGGAGACACAAAGAAGGAGATCTACACCATAGCCAATCCCCAAAATCACAAGTGAATGCAAAGAAGCTGAATGAAAGctttccttttaatttctaCCACTATCGTTTTGTCCTTTGAGGGAGGTGTTCTATATAGATGCAAAAGAAATCCTGATTTTCTATAATAGATCTTGGAATTTGGATCTGAATTATTACTGTGGAAGATATATCTACTGGTTAATTGGCAGACAGGAATTGTACACTGCAAGAACTATATAATAACAGTTCCATGGATGCAAGTGCAGGGAGCAGATATGTCAGAGCAGAGGTAAGACAAGAGAATCAACCAAAACCACCTCACTGAATAATCAAAATATAGGAGGAGAGGAATTCAATGGTGATTTGCTCCACAATAGGAATTGGATTTATGGGAAAATTCTAGGCctattagaaaaggaaaaacatttaGTTAGATCAGGGGAAATAACTTTTTAGCCAAAATAAAAGATGTAATAAATGATGGTGtggaaaagcaaaaaagaaaggaaaatattaaTGGTGGACAATTCAATCAAAAGGAAACTAGTGTTTCTAGATGCTGAGATGTGAAAGTGACCACAATGAaacaagccaaaaaaaaaaaaaaaaactggccTTTCAAATTGCAAGTCCTGCTAACCAAAATTCCCCTTCATAAGCACTATTTCCACAGGCCGATAGAAACTCATCCTTCTAAAACTCTGGCTATTTAATCCTCCTCTTACAGTAGATACATAGCTCTCATACCTTGTTTCCTTCAGTAGATTAAACCAAATAATGAGAATCCCACCACTAATAGATACCCATTTTCTTCATGAGCTAACAAACAAACTGTATAACAGTCAAATAATTTCCTTCAGAAACACATATACTAATACCAACCACCATAATCCCCACTGCAAGATAATCATCTTTTTCCTCTGATAAAGACCTTTACAGTAGAACCCACGTCATGATAGCAGACCTGATTAACTGATCCTCATGAACCAAGTCCAAAATGCAAGACAAACTTAgcgagggagagagaggaggaggagaatacCAAATCCAAATTTGTAGAGTCGCCGGCTGGCTGAAGCAAATGTCGTTGGTGGGAGGGCAGGCGAACCAGAGAGCAAATCACTTCAATCGCCACTGCTATATATCCATGAACAGATCATATGTAGTCTGAgttaaaaaacctaaaaataatgCTTACAACACAATGAAAAGAGAGAGGCGTAGTTCTGATTTTAAGAACCTAACCTTACAACTCAATGAAAACACAATAGAGAGCTGTAGACAgagaaagcgagagagagagagagaggaaagagaaagcggtaggttatggttttaaaaacctaaccctagAACTCCATGAAATCGAAACAGAGagcttttgattttaaaaacctaaacctaaaactccatgagagagagagagagagagagagagagagagagagagagagagagagagagaggagggctTACTAGTCTCCGGTGAGACTATCGTGGTTTGAGAGGTCGGAGGTCGTAGGTCACAGATCACAAAGGTCACGGGCAATGTCGCGGTTTGAGAGGTCGAGGGTTGAGATGTTGTTTTCTGTGGAGAATGTATTTCTGTtatctccttttatattaggtggtaaaaacGTTGCTCAAATCtaagtttaagtgttgaggtaaactcagatttggaacacatcttTTGTAATATAGTCATTCATGGGAAgcaggatgctcacttatgagggtcattttaGTGAAACCAAACAActctaaaaattaagaattatcattttaaagaatgtcatcccaaagttTTACCTAACCAAACACCCCCAAAGGGTGACGCGGTGAGCTATTCACGAGTTAAGGTAGCTATATAGGTTAATTCAAGATTGAACCTAGCGATTGTACCCTGAATATAAATAATCTGGGATCCAAACAATGGCCTCAGTTGGAAGTCACGAGAAGGGCTGGCGGCTCCATCGTCTCAAGCGGCACGAAGCATAGTTGCTGCTCGAACACGCaggtatgctctctctctctctctctctctctccctctctccctttctccctctccctctcttttgcCCTGTCCCTCTCTGCTCTCgctctcctctctcctttgctctgtctctctctgtctctttctctctctctctctctctctctctctctcacacgcGCGCGCGCGTTGTCTATGTTTTTCATAGGGTTACCGTGAGCATTGGTAAGTGTTAAAACTTTGACTAATCTAGGGTTCATATAGTTCTGAGCTTTGTTGGCAATGGGACTCAGTAAAATATGGTTCTGAGAGAAGATATAAGAATGCTTTTCTGAATGCATTgcacttccctttctttttcctttttaaaattttattctttttctggtagTAGATTTTTCTGCAATTGCTTGATGGCATGAGGCTGGC
It includes:
- the LOC122072947 gene encoding uncharacterized protein LOC122072947 — its product is MDAVEGSNSKIATWPSEISHYFLERILHQQQKGNNGDNGLKKEQFQVVSTKLYDRFHMKYDWGQCRNHYRIWKARLKSFVDLQKNSGMGWNDHEKQFDAPQHMWNELKKKERRFWKEHRVLPIHLQMVEWLRNEIATEAASSHPSNAINEDQPYIPMPIDEEISLDNYDAIDDNVSESGHYTPNASSSRSRGRPSSGVTSKEKKKKGGAEKVSSPLKVIANAIVEMAKQGTWKEFAKNLCIEIDALPGVEFDKKLCAKQFFMHHKELAPIFLNVNKADKPKVFDHYIKNIEDGGQDCGCVALFIYD